From one Paramormyrops kingsleyae isolate MSU_618 chromosome 1, PKINGS_0.4, whole genome shotgun sequence genomic stretch:
- the LOC111851648 gene encoding aquaporin-4 isoform X3 — MRIKNDSTASGSAINGMRGEYAQVILEKTKACGCCGRCLPLWKRESVMAAFKGIWTQEFWRAVSAEFLATLIFILLSLGSTINWGAGKEKPPPPDLVLISLCFGLSISTMVHCFGHISGAHINPAVTAAMVCTRKLSLSKAVFYLAAQCLGAVVGAGILLMVTPSSVRGGLGVTVVNSSISLGHALVVELLITFELVFTIFATCDPRRVELKGSVALATGFAVSIGHLFAIPYTGASMNPARSFGPAVVTWNWENHWVYWMGPVMGGVVAAALYDYIYCPDKELKKHMKEMLSMVPYTPTKYKEAEDSRYPRDLDELVIKPGPFHVIDVAERTDRDPAREVLSSV, encoded by the exons ATGCGCATCAAAAACGACTCAACCGCCAGCGGCTCCGCT ATAAACGGTATGAGGGGAGAGTATGCGCAAGTAATATTGGAAAAAACCAAAGCGTGTGGTTGTTGCGG GAGGTGCTTACCACTGTGGAAGCGTGAAAGTGTAATGGCGGCATTTAAAGGCATCTGGACTCAGGAGTTCTGGCGGGCGGTCTCTGCGGAGTTCCTGGCCACCCTGATCTTCATCCTACTCAGCCTTGGCTCCACAATAAACTGGGGGGCTGGCAAGGAGAAGCCACCCCCCCCGGACCTGGTGCTTATCTCACTCTGCTTCGGCCTGAGCATCTCCACTATGGTTCATTGCTTCGGGCACATCAGTGGGGCCCATATCAATCCAGCCGTAACGGCGGCCATGGTCTGTACTAGGAAGCTCAGCTTGTCCAAGGCTGTCTTCTACCTGGCAGCCCAGTGCCTGGGAGCGGTTGTCGGGGCTGGAATCCTTCTCATGGTGACGCCCAGTTCTGTGAGAGGTGGCCTTGGAGTAACCGTG GTAAATTCCAGCATCTCGCTGGGTCACGCCCTAGTGGTGGAGCTCCTGATCACCTTTGAGCTGGTCTTCACCATTTTTGCTACATGTGACCCCAGACGTGTCGAGCTCAAGGGCTCGGTTGCCTTGGCCACCGGCTTTGCTGTCTCCATTGGACACCTCTTTGCT ATCCCTTATACTGGAGCCAGTATGAACCCGGCCCGGTCTTTTGGACCTGCTGTTGTGACCTGGAACTGGGAAAACCACTGG GTATACTGGATGGGCCCGGTCATGGGTGGGGTGGTGGCAGCCGCCCTCTATGATTATATCTACTGCCCCGACAAGGAGCTCAAGAAGCACATGAAGGAAATGCTGTCAATGGTGCCCTACACGCCCACCAAGTACAAGGAGGCAGAAGACAGCCGATACCCAAGAGACTTGGACGAGCTGGTCATTAAGCCGGGACCCTTCCACGTGATCGATGTAGCTGAGAGGACGGACAGGGACCCCGCCCGGGAGGTACTGTCCTCTGTATGA
- the LOC111851648 gene encoding aquaporin-4 isoform X4, protein MAAFKGIWTQEFWRAVSAEFLATLIFILLSLGSTINWGAGKEKPPPPDLVLISLCFGLSISTMVHCFGHISGAHINPAVTAAMVCTRKLSLSKAVFYLAAQCLGAVVGAGILLMVTPSSVRGGLGVTVVNSSISLGHALVVELLITFELVFTIFATCDPRRVELKGSVALATGFAVSIGHLFAIPYTGASMNPARSFGPAVVTWNWENHWVYWMGPVMGGVVAAALYDYIYCPDKELKKHMKEMLSMVPYTPTKYKEAEDSRYPRDLDELVIKPGPFHVIDVAERTDRDPAREVLSSV, encoded by the exons ATGGCGGCATTTAAAGGCATCTGGACTCAGGAGTTCTGGCGGGCGGTCTCTGCGGAGTTCCTGGCCACCCTGATCTTCATCCTACTCAGCCTTGGCTCCACAATAAACTGGGGGGCTGGCAAGGAGAAGCCACCCCCCCCGGACCTGGTGCTTATCTCACTCTGCTTCGGCCTGAGCATCTCCACTATGGTTCATTGCTTCGGGCACATCAGTGGGGCCCATATCAATCCAGCCGTAACGGCGGCCATGGTCTGTACTAGGAAGCTCAGCTTGTCCAAGGCTGTCTTCTACCTGGCAGCCCAGTGCCTGGGAGCGGTTGTCGGGGCTGGAATCCTTCTCATGGTGACGCCCAGTTCTGTGAGAGGTGGCCTTGGAGTAACCGTG GTAAATTCCAGCATCTCGCTGGGTCACGCCCTAGTGGTGGAGCTCCTGATCACCTTTGAGCTGGTCTTCACCATTTTTGCTACATGTGACCCCAGACGTGTCGAGCTCAAGGGCTCGGTTGCCTTGGCCACCGGCTTTGCTGTCTCCATTGGACACCTCTTTGCT ATCCCTTATACTGGAGCCAGTATGAACCCGGCCCGGTCTTTTGGACCTGCTGTTGTGACCTGGAACTGGGAAAACCACTGG GTATACTGGATGGGCCCGGTCATGGGTGGGGTGGTGGCAGCCGCCCTCTATGATTATATCTACTGCCCCGACAAGGAGCTCAAGAAGCACATGAAGGAAATGCTGTCAATGGTGCCCTACACGCCCACCAAGTACAAGGAGGCAGAAGACAGCCGATACCCAAGAGACTTGGACGAGCTGGTCATTAAGCCGGGACCCTTCCACGTGATCGATGTAGCTGAGAGGACGGACAGGGACCCCGCCCGGGAGGTACTGTCCTCTGTATGA
- the LOC111851648 gene encoding aquaporin-4 isoform X2 — translation MPSVPGARILKPPRSSSRFHLSAKCASKTTQPPAAPLRCLPLWKRESVMAAFKGIWTQEFWRAVSAEFLATLIFILLSLGSTINWGAGKEKPPPPDLVLISLCFGLSISTMVHCFGHISGAHINPAVTAAMVCTRKLSLSKAVFYLAAQCLGAVVGAGILLMVTPSSVRGGLGVTVVNSSISLGHALVVELLITFELVFTIFATCDPRRVELKGSVALATGFAVSIGHLFAIPYTGASMNPARSFGPAVVTWNWENHWVYWMGPVMGGVVAAALYDYIYCPDKELKKHMKEMLSMVPYTPTKYKEAEDSRYPRDLDELVIKPGPFHVIDVAERTDRDPAREETYLC, via the exons ATGCCCTCCGTTCCAGGGGCGCGCATATTAAAGCCCCCCAGGTCATCCTCACGGTTTCATTTATCTGCCAAATGCGCATCAAAAACGACTCAACCGCCAGCGGCTCCGCT GAGGTGCTTACCACTGTGGAAGCGTGAAAGTGTAATGGCGGCATTTAAAGGCATCTGGACTCAGGAGTTCTGGCGGGCGGTCTCTGCGGAGTTCCTGGCCACCCTGATCTTCATCCTACTCAGCCTTGGCTCCACAATAAACTGGGGGGCTGGCAAGGAGAAGCCACCCCCCCCGGACCTGGTGCTTATCTCACTCTGCTTCGGCCTGAGCATCTCCACTATGGTTCATTGCTTCGGGCACATCAGTGGGGCCCATATCAATCCAGCCGTAACGGCGGCCATGGTCTGTACTAGGAAGCTCAGCTTGTCCAAGGCTGTCTTCTACCTGGCAGCCCAGTGCCTGGGAGCGGTTGTCGGGGCTGGAATCCTTCTCATGGTGACGCCCAGTTCTGTGAGAGGTGGCCTTGGAGTAACCGTG GTAAATTCCAGCATCTCGCTGGGTCACGCCCTAGTGGTGGAGCTCCTGATCACCTTTGAGCTGGTCTTCACCATTTTTGCTACATGTGACCCCAGACGTGTCGAGCTCAAGGGCTCGGTTGCCTTGGCCACCGGCTTTGCTGTCTCCATTGGACACCTCTTTGCT ATCCCTTATACTGGAGCCAGTATGAACCCGGCCCGGTCTTTTGGACCTGCTGTTGTGACCTGGAACTGGGAAAACCACTGG GTATACTGGATGGGCCCGGTCATGGGTGGGGTGGTGGCAGCCGCCCTCTATGATTATATCTACTGCCCCGACAAGGAGCTCAAGAAGCACATGAAGGAAATGCTGTCAATGGTGCCCTACACGCCCACCAAGTACAAGGAGGCAGAAGACAGCCGATACCCAAGAGACTTGGACGAGCTGGTCATTAAGCCGGGACCCTTCCACGTGATCGATGTAGCTGAGAGGACGGACAGGGACCCCGCCCGGGAG GAGACATACCTCTGCTAG
- the LOC111851648 gene encoding aquaporin-4 isoform X1, with protein MPSVPGARILKPPRSSSRFHLSAKCASKTTQPPAAPLRCLPLWKRESVMAAFKGIWTQEFWRAVSAEFLATLIFILLSLGSTINWGAGKEKPPPPDLVLISLCFGLSISTMVHCFGHISGAHINPAVTAAMVCTRKLSLSKAVFYLAAQCLGAVVGAGILLMVTPSSVRGGLGVTVVNSSISLGHALVVELLITFELVFTIFATCDPRRVELKGSVALATGFAVSIGHLFAIPYTGASMNPARSFGPAVVTWNWENHWVYWMGPVMGGVVAAALYDYIYCPDKELKKHMKEMLSMVPYTPTKYKEAEDSRYPRDLDELVIKPGPFHVIDVAERTDRDPAREVLSSV; from the exons ATGCCCTCCGTTCCAGGGGCGCGCATATTAAAGCCCCCCAGGTCATCCTCACGGTTTCATTTATCTGCCAAATGCGCATCAAAAACGACTCAACCGCCAGCGGCTCCGCT GAGGTGCTTACCACTGTGGAAGCGTGAAAGTGTAATGGCGGCATTTAAAGGCATCTGGACTCAGGAGTTCTGGCGGGCGGTCTCTGCGGAGTTCCTGGCCACCCTGATCTTCATCCTACTCAGCCTTGGCTCCACAATAAACTGGGGGGCTGGCAAGGAGAAGCCACCCCCCCCGGACCTGGTGCTTATCTCACTCTGCTTCGGCCTGAGCATCTCCACTATGGTTCATTGCTTCGGGCACATCAGTGGGGCCCATATCAATCCAGCCGTAACGGCGGCCATGGTCTGTACTAGGAAGCTCAGCTTGTCCAAGGCTGTCTTCTACCTGGCAGCCCAGTGCCTGGGAGCGGTTGTCGGGGCTGGAATCCTTCTCATGGTGACGCCCAGTTCTGTGAGAGGTGGCCTTGGAGTAACCGTG GTAAATTCCAGCATCTCGCTGGGTCACGCCCTAGTGGTGGAGCTCCTGATCACCTTTGAGCTGGTCTTCACCATTTTTGCTACATGTGACCCCAGACGTGTCGAGCTCAAGGGCTCGGTTGCCTTGGCCACCGGCTTTGCTGTCTCCATTGGACACCTCTTTGCT ATCCCTTATACTGGAGCCAGTATGAACCCGGCCCGGTCTTTTGGACCTGCTGTTGTGACCTGGAACTGGGAAAACCACTGG GTATACTGGATGGGCCCGGTCATGGGTGGGGTGGTGGCAGCCGCCCTCTATGATTATATCTACTGCCCCGACAAGGAGCTCAAGAAGCACATGAAGGAAATGCTGTCAATGGTGCCCTACACGCCCACCAAGTACAAGGAGGCAGAAGACAGCCGATACCCAAGAGACTTGGACGAGCTGGTCATTAAGCCGGGACCCTTCCACGTGATCGATGTAGCTGAGAGGACGGACAGGGACCCCGCCCGGGAGGTACTGTCCTCTGTATGA